The Methanomicrobiales archaeon HGW-Methanomicrobiales-1 genome includes a region encoding these proteins:
- a CDS encoding transcriptional regulator, with translation MSQDRQLQLVTSVMITAGFDVSEKFTLRPRSFDLIARNDGTLLVIKVVSHIDSVSEEVAFDIELISRLLGGIPLIVGERARDAELERGAVYVRYGIYAISPSTLYDYFVEKIPPLVYASPGGLYVNINGEALRELREHRNMSLGDLGNVLGVSRRTISKYEGGMGTTLDVAIRIEEFFNTGVVESIDLIQHEPPKVMDPEKEQQGSHLQSPMEFLQQIGVRLHTLHGAPFQALLTFDKQTILTGYGPAQKVVKRAALIGNLSQIAKKHAMCIITDYNKEKKIGKTLVIGEKRLQRIEDGFELLDLLGD, from the coding sequence ATGTCCCAGGACCGCCAGCTTCAGCTGGTTACCAGCGTAATGATCACGGCAGGCTTCGATGTCTCCGAGAAGTTCACCCTCCGCCCAAGGAGTTTCGATCTCATTGCCCGGAACGACGGGACGTTGCTCGTCATCAAGGTGGTTTCCCACATTGATTCCGTGAGTGAAGAGGTGGCGTTCGATATCGAGCTCATATCGCGCCTGCTGGGAGGCATACCGCTGATTGTCGGAGAGCGCGCACGCGATGCGGAGCTGGAACGCGGGGCTGTATACGTCCGGTACGGGATCTATGCGATCAGCCCTTCGACGCTCTACGATTACTTTGTCGAGAAGATCCCCCCGCTCGTGTACGCATCTCCCGGCGGGTTGTATGTCAACATCAATGGCGAAGCGCTCCGGGAACTCCGGGAGCATCGCAACATGTCGCTTGGCGATCTCGGCAACGTGCTCGGTGTCTCGCGGCGTACTATCAGCAAGTACGAGGGCGGGATGGGCACCACACTGGATGTTGCCATACGGATCGAGGAATTCTTCAACACCGGCGTTGTCGAGTCGATCGACCTCATCCAGCACGAACCGCCAAAGGTGATGGATCCTGAAAAAGAGCAGCAGGGATCCCACCTGCAGAGCCCGATGGAATTCCTGCAACAGATAGGCGTCCGGCTCCATACGCTCCACGGCGCCCCGTTCCAGGCCCTCCTCACGTTTGACAAGCAGACGATCCTCACGGGCTATGGCCCGGCCCAGAAAGTGGTAAAACGGGCAGCCCTCATCGGCAACCTCTCGCAGATTGCAAAGAAGCACGCGATGTGCATCATCACCGATTACAACAAGGAAAAGAAGATCGGAAAGACGCTGGTAATTGGCGAGAAGCGCCTCCAACGGATCGAGGATGGTTTTGAACTCCTCGACCTTCTGGGCGACTGA
- a CDS encoding tRNA(Ile2) 2-agmatinylcytidine synthetase, translated as MLIGIDDTDSPQGMCTTYLGAVFVRRLIHEHMQVRQARLVRLNPNVTWKTRGNAAVMFDVEGDPARAFDIACTLVEELADFSCENTNPGVVVVNRQLDPAFYRKAVTDFCTTEEAVAILEKAGAQYKGWKNRRGLIGATAAVASELADTTSEILVYREPARFGTPREVSRESLFAAEAATFPHTWDTVDIANDVVVCVPHTPDPVLFGIRGESPRWVMAARQQIQSEKPGIEQIWVTNQGTDAHLLPGRTGCLGELLSYIVPGEVTSAPKTKEGGHVSFIMKDGDFPVRCMAYEPTKNFRQIIRQLVPGDEVIAVGSFKKGSINLEKIKVVSLAQPKVTRPPLCTTCNKRMTSDGKGKGWKCKRCDARAADPEVLEISRTLETGWYEVPPTARRHLAKPLCRGEPGSDGT; from the coding sequence ATGCTGATCGGGATTGATGACACGGACTCCCCGCAGGGAATGTGCACTACCTACCTCGGGGCAGTGTTTGTCCGCCGGCTGATCCACGAACACATGCAGGTGCGGCAAGCCCGGCTGGTCCGGCTCAACCCAAACGTGACCTGGAAGACCCGGGGGAATGCAGCAGTCATGTTCGATGTGGAGGGGGATCCCGCCCGGGCTTTCGATATTGCATGCACTCTCGTCGAAGAACTGGCCGATTTTTCCTGCGAGAACACAAATCCCGGCGTCGTGGTCGTGAACCGGCAGCTGGATCCGGCGTTTTACCGGAAAGCGGTCACTGACTTCTGCACAACTGAAGAAGCAGTTGCCATCCTTGAAAAAGCCGGCGCACAGTATAAAGGCTGGAAGAACCGGCGCGGGCTTATTGGGGCAACGGCAGCCGTGGCAAGCGAGCTTGCGGATACGACTTCCGAGATCCTGGTGTATCGCGAGCCGGCACGGTTCGGCACGCCACGTGAGGTGAGCCGCGAGAGCCTGTTTGCAGCCGAGGCGGCAACATTTCCCCATACGTGGGATACCGTGGATATCGCCAACGATGTTGTGGTCTGCGTTCCGCACACCCCCGACCCGGTCCTCTTTGGGATCCGGGGCGAGAGCCCGCGGTGGGTGATGGCAGCCCGGCAGCAGATACAGTCCGAGAAACCCGGGATCGAGCAGATCTGGGTGACGAACCAGGGAACCGATGCCCACCTGCTGCCCGGAAGGACTGGCTGTCTTGGCGAACTGCTCTCTTATATTGTACCCGGGGAAGTGACCAGTGCCCCGAAAACAAAAGAGGGGGGACACGTCTCGTTCATCATGAAAGACGGGGACTTCCCCGTACGGTGCATGGCCTATGAACCGACCAAGAACTTCCGGCAGATCATCCGGCAACTGGTGCCGGGCGACGAAGTGATCGCCGTTGGCAGTTTCAAGAAGGGGAGCATCAACTTAGAGAAGATCAAGGTAGTCTCACTCGCCCAGCCTAAGGTCACCCGCCCGCCGCTCTGCACTACATGCAACAAGAGGATGACCAGCGATGGAAAGGGAAAAGGCTGGAAATGCAAGCGGTGCGATGCCCGGGCTGCTGATCCGGAAGTGCTGGAGATTTCCCGCACGCTGGAGACGGGATGGTACGAAGTCCCGCCAACCGCCCGGCGTCACCTGGCAAAACCCTTGTGCCGGGGCGAACCGGGTTCTGACGGCACATGA